Proteins from a genomic interval of Providencia stuartii:
- a CDS encoding secretin and TonB N-terminal domain-containing protein: MSTRFTHKRFQPVALLVAISSAISCHSAIAQEVVFSLPEQPLATSVAQISQQGNLQLLYDKSQLNGLRAPSLSGQYTAQTALQKILIGSGLELVSDNGVFVIRPQNLNQGTLVLPETQVSGVVQNHPATDVMSAPQYVTSEEISQRNTGDGNITDLMKTNPAVQFANNDSNSMNQGEIKPSRISIHGSSSYQNAYRLDGVSFNNDFDPADSGLGETATRLSSSDQGIYIDSRLIDSMAVYDNNIPVEFGGFTGGTVEVNSRRWQGENSAHAYYRLTRSGWNNLFHDPALGIDTTKNDTANPARFQNRYDKDDFGGWFELGVSENSGIVFSASRRSSTIPMTVTGGDSVIFDENNQVKMVDFASGEKKQHRTSDNYFLKYSLDLSDKSTLDLSANYASYDSRLFSASVMNSGYDSTHDGLGFTAVFKHQFDIGQFELTANTQTLKDDRTDDQKYSLTVRAIDYTTYETAESSSGGLGDLTSKQKNHGLKSVMRFNAMEDGLGLTHKPTLGAELNYTKGTYRRDKDYFRYTYTGSIDNNGMYNGYLSNVTRFQAGNHAADYTNYALFLDDNIQYGKLTIRPGIRLDRDDFVNRTNIAPRLSGNYDVFGDGKTQIIAGANRYYGRSMLTYALYGAQNDGMQLCNSYGEFAPCSLDPNKNDWDNKKDYEGLDSLKTPYNDELTLALQQEILSTTWRLQYVHREGYDEVRTRTKYDTRDFDKRSIRTFDNGGRSSHDTVTLSVNNSQPWEWAEASHVMTASLTWQQSESNTPKDAGYNSFDPANKVNLNKVWYDGKVIDASKLPSTSFNSPFKFNLELTSVWDDYDLTWYNRLQWWGARDQAVRYDNAYAFDPEYGQVRKYSKQHFASKYTWDTRLGWKPDFAYGFGFSVEVNNILNNKNIADRFVFEDRVLKSYDPGRQFWLQINYDL; the protein is encoded by the coding sequence ATGTCTACTCGATTCACCCACAAACGGTTTCAGCCTGTTGCGCTACTTGTCGCTATCAGTAGTGCGATAAGCTGTCATTCCGCTATTGCTCAAGAAGTTGTTTTTTCACTTCCGGAACAACCTCTCGCAACTTCCGTCGCACAAATTAGTCAGCAAGGAAACCTTCAACTCCTCTATGACAAAAGCCAACTCAATGGGCTACGTGCTCCATCATTATCAGGCCAATACACCGCACAAACCGCATTACAAAAAATACTTATCGGTAGTGGATTAGAGTTGGTTAGTGATAACGGGGTGTTTGTTATTCGCCCACAAAACCTGAATCAAGGCACCTTAGTGCTTCCCGAAACACAAGTTTCTGGTGTCGTGCAAAATCACCCAGCAACCGATGTGATGTCTGCCCCACAATATGTGACCTCGGAAGAGATCAGCCAGCGTAACACGGGTGATGGCAATATTACGGATCTGATGAAAACCAACCCAGCAGTGCAATTTGCCAATAATGACAGCAACTCAATGAACCAAGGGGAAATCAAGCCTTCACGTATTTCAATTCATGGTTCGAGCAGTTATCAAAACGCTTATCGCCTTGATGGTGTGAGCTTCAACAATGATTTTGATCCCGCAGATAGTGGCCTTGGTGAAACAGCCACTCGCTTAAGCAGTAGCGATCAAGGGATCTATATCGATAGCCGTCTTATCGATAGCATGGCGGTGTATGATAATAACATTCCTGTTGAATTTGGGGGCTTTACGGGAGGAACCGTTGAGGTGAATAGCCGCCGCTGGCAAGGTGAAAACAGCGCTCACGCTTATTACCGGTTAACACGTTCAGGCTGGAACAACTTATTCCATGACCCCGCACTCGGAATCGATACGACCAAAAATGATACCGCTAACCCTGCTCGTTTCCAGAATCGCTACGATAAAGATGATTTTGGGGGTTGGTTTGAATTAGGTGTCAGTGAAAATTCAGGGATTGTATTTTCAGCATCACGCCGCAGTTCCACGATACCAATGACGGTAACGGGAGGGGATTCCGTTATCTTTGATGAAAATAATCAAGTGAAAATGGTTGATTTCGCTTCAGGTGAGAAGAAGCAGCACCGCACATCGGATAACTACTTCCTGAAATATTCACTCGATCTCTCCGATAAAAGTACGTTGGATCTCTCAGCTAACTATGCTTCTTACGATAGCCGCCTATTTTCAGCCTCAGTGATGAATTCAGGTTATGATTCAACCCATGATGGTCTTGGTTTTACTGCGGTTTTTAAACATCAATTTGATATTGGCCAATTCGAGTTAACCGCTAACACCCAAACACTCAAAGATGATCGTACAGATGACCAGAAGTATTCGCTCACCGTCCGTGCTATTGATTATACCACCTATGAAACCGCGGAAAGTAGCAGCGGTGGTTTAGGCGATCTCACCTCAAAACAGAAAAATCATGGCTTAAAAAGTGTGATGCGCTTTAATGCTATGGAAGATGGGTTAGGCCTCACTCATAAACCCACTTTAGGCGCAGAGCTCAATTACACCAAAGGCACTTATCGACGAGATAAAGACTACTTCCGCTATACCTACACGGGTAGCATAGATAACAATGGCATGTATAACGGTTACCTCAGCAATGTTACTCGTTTCCAAGCAGGAAACCACGCTGCCGACTACACTAATTACGCCTTATTCCTTGATGACAATATTCAATATGGCAAGTTAACCATTCGTCCAGGGATCCGTTTAGATCGCGACGACTTCGTTAATCGTACCAATATAGCGCCCCGCTTATCCGGTAACTATGATGTTTTTGGCGATGGCAAAACACAGATTATTGCAGGTGCAAACCGTTATTACGGCCGCTCAATGCTAACCTATGCCTTATATGGTGCACAAAATGATGGTATGCAATTATGTAATAGCTATGGTGAGTTTGCCCCCTGCTCGCTTGATCCGAATAAAAACGATTGGGATAACAAAAAAGATTATGAAGGACTGGATTCACTTAAAACCCCTTATAACGATGAGCTAACCCTTGCGCTGCAACAGGAGATCCTATCAACCACATGGCGTTTACAGTATGTACACCGTGAAGGTTATGATGAGGTCAGAACACGCACCAAATACGATACTCGCGACTTTGATAAACGTAGCATTCGTACCTTTGATAATGGCGGTCGTAGTTCACACGACACCGTGACACTTTCCGTTAATAACAGCCAACCTTGGGAGTGGGCAGAAGCTTCTCATGTGATGACTGCCTCACTGACATGGCAGCAAAGTGAAAGTAATACGCCAAAAGATGCGGGCTATAACTCGTTTGACCCAGCCAATAAAGTTAATCTCAACAAAGTATGGTATGACGGTAAAGTCATCGATGCTTCAAAATTACCGTCAACCAGCTTTAACTCTCCATTTAAGTTTAACCTAGAACTGACCAGTGTTTGGGATGATTATGATCTCACTTGGTATAACCGCCTGCAATGGTGGGGAGCTCGCGACCAAGCCGTTCGCTATGACAATGCCTATGCATTTGATCCTGAATATGGGCAAGTTCGCAAATACAGCAAACAGCATTTTGCTAGTAAATATACATGGGATACCCGTCTTGGCTGGAAACCTGATTTTGCCTATGGATTTGGCTTCTCTGTGGAAGTGAACAATATCTTGAACAACAAAAATATCGCGGACCGTTTTGTGTTCGAAGATAGGGTGTTGAAATCTTACGATCCGGGTCGCCAGTTCTGGCTACAAATCAATTACGACCTTTAA
- a CDS encoding FecR family protein: protein MTHTSPSEPDALDSVDEQAALWFTRQHSQQMSAEQVKQFTIWLNASPEHAKAYEAMAEVWREFDSMPRPASVEVSPKKRPFFRLWRPLGNTLAALFIVTILFLPYSHLPSMMLNNMTLAATNEPKEVTLSDGSTLFLNRQTQVRVAYETEIRQVYLEKGRAYFKVKSNPYRPFVILADERRIRVVGTEFEVDRHHQQVTVSVSKGIVSLKTGEAQEATYLFAGDSAISPTINSTITVQKISPLDVARWRFGELSFTDKPLADVLTELKAYSTVNVELSPSTLAQSKISGRINLRQPEQFFQALPILLPVQVIYQDKNNILIIQNKKNK from the coding sequence ATGACACACACATCCCCCTCCGAACCGGATGCATTGGATTCTGTTGATGAGCAAGCAGCACTGTGGTTTACTCGCCAGCATAGTCAACAAATGAGTGCCGAGCAGGTAAAACAATTTACTATTTGGTTAAATGCATCCCCTGAGCATGCAAAAGCCTATGAGGCAATGGCAGAGGTTTGGCGTGAGTTTGATTCGATGCCTCGTCCTGCATCTGTGGAGGTATCACCTAAAAAACGCCCTTTCTTTCGCCTTTGGCGTCCATTGGGCAATACACTCGCCGCATTGTTTATTGTGACTATTTTATTCTTGCCTTATAGCCACTTACCTTCAATGATGCTCAACAATATGACACTTGCAGCCACTAATGAGCCAAAAGAAGTGACATTATCAGACGGCTCAACACTCTTTTTAAACCGTCAAACCCAGGTGCGTGTGGCCTATGAAACCGAAATTCGCCAAGTTTATTTAGAAAAAGGGCGTGCTTACTTCAAGGTTAAATCTAATCCCTATCGCCCTTTTGTGATTTTGGCCGATGAAAGGCGCATTCGAGTCGTCGGGACGGAATTTGAAGTGGATAGACATCACCAACAAGTCACCGTGAGCGTCAGTAAAGGCATCGTGAGTCTGAAAACAGGAGAAGCCCAAGAAGCCACTTACTTATTTGCGGGAGATAGCGCAATAAGTCCAACGATAAACAGCACAATCACTGTCCAGAAAATATCCCCTTTAGACGTTGCAAGATGGCGCTTCGGTGAACTGAGTTTTACCGATAAACCCTTAGCTGACGTGCTCACTGAGCTGAAAGCTTATTCAACGGTGAATGTTGAACTTTCGCCTTCAACGCTCGCACAGAGCAAAATTTCAGGAAGGATCAATCTACGTCAACCGGAACAATTTTTCCAAGCTCTGCCTATACTTTTACCCGTGCAGGTTATCTATCAAGATAAAAATAACATACTGATTATTCAGAACAAAAAAAATAAATGA
- a CDS encoding RNA polymerase sigma factor → MTIDKSLARKISGAYQSTYSQLVRFFRNRLGNSNDADDLSQDVFTLWLNRKEQSPIKESRAYLFKIANHVLIDHWRRHQRLAKSETDIDEALLEHNLEATQDDPSEILEHQQRIQRLSEAIDSLPPRRREAFLLYRFDGLSQSEIAERMEISISMVEKHIAAALLHCKKHLDNQSNNN, encoded by the coding sequence ATGACTATCGATAAATCTCTTGCCCGAAAAATTAGCGGGGCATATCAGTCAACTTATAGCCAGCTTGTCCGCTTTTTCCGCAATCGACTCGGTAATAGCAATGATGCTGATGATTTATCACAGGATGTGTTTACACTATGGCTTAATCGAAAAGAGCAATCTCCGATAAAAGAAAGCCGTGCTTACTTGTTTAAAATCGCCAATCATGTGTTGATCGATCATTGGCGACGTCATCAACGGCTAGCAAAATCAGAAACTGATATCGATGAAGCCTTACTGGAGCATAATCTTGAGGCGACCCAAGATGATCCTAGTGAAATATTGGAGCATCAACAGCGTATACAACGGCTTAGTGAAGCAATCGACTCGCTTCCTCCGCGAAGACGTGAAGCCTTTTTGCTTTATCGATTTGATGGTTTATCGCAAAGCGAAATAGCTGAGCGTATGGAGATCTCCATCAGTATGGTTGAAAAGCATATCGCCGCGGCTTTGCTACACTGTAAAAAGCACCTTGATAATCAGAGCAATAATAATTAA
- a CDS encoding energy transducer TonB, producing MSSIAGNLERPIFRPLGGLFLSLFFHGTLAVIFIGWLTTTLPKTGVLPPAISLQLGVYQLEQHSEPEVNHAPKQQMVTREEVLPELVEKTEKLPETPLVDNGTLTKVSEQKRPPKKQQPQVKKVVEEAPLNTQESAVTSMPTAGSASNSRANFSSNASAAVSGHQGWHSEVHQRLAKAKRYPRAALRFRSMGVSQVKVTVDRQGEVISASLINSSGTKILDKEALATINRAAPFPVPPETLLIDGKVEFIAPIVFDTKSI from the coding sequence ATGAGCAGTATCGCGGGCAATCTAGAGCGCCCGATTTTCCGTCCACTGGGCGGTTTGTTTTTAAGTCTTTTTTTCCACGGAACACTTGCAGTGATTTTTATAGGTTGGTTAACGACAACCCTTCCTAAAACGGGGGTGTTACCACCAGCAATATCATTGCAATTAGGGGTTTATCAGCTTGAGCAGCACTCAGAGCCTGAAGTGAACCATGCACCTAAACAGCAAATGGTGACGCGTGAGGAAGTTTTACCGGAACTTGTTGAAAAAACGGAAAAACTACCTGAAACCCCTTTAGTCGATAATGGCACCTTGACCAAGGTGAGTGAACAAAAACGCCCACCCAAAAAGCAGCAGCCACAAGTTAAAAAAGTGGTTGAAGAAGCACCGTTAAATACTCAAGAATCCGCAGTGACGTCAATGCCCACAGCCGGCAGTGCATCCAATAGTCGTGCTAATTTTTCGAGTAATGCTTCTGCCGCGGTGAGTGGACACCAAGGTTGGCACAGTGAAGTTCATCAGCGTTTAGCGAAAGCAAAACGTTATCCAAGGGCGGCCTTGCGCTTTCGCTCAATGGGGGTGTCTCAGGTTAAAGTGACGGTTGACCGTCAAGGTGAAGTGATTAGTGCCAGCTTGATTAATTCATCGGGAACCAAAATTCTCGACAAAGAAGCGTTGGCAACAATTAATCGTGCAGCGCCTTTTCCTGTACCACCAGAAACTTTACTGATTGATGGTAAAGTTGAATTCATCGCCCCTATCGTATTTGATACTAAATCCATTTAA
- a CDS encoding AhpA/YtjB family protein yields the protein MKLTFKLHKTVIIVICVALIALLMQGISYLGTSQNQSRVEQFKQLTRVLAEQVAFSLSDYIVSGSKDFNRERIIANLKNVTKDKYILDASIYSAGGTLIASAGESVSVRERLAIDSAQSTQPFQYQLVVPILGQEEPKGYLRLTIDTELLTTEIQQADNSTNVLRFFILFALCIGFVLANTLFRSKKKKGKNTPPQLVVDEDSGTEEDDNMQPTASKRAHSEKKKPEHRPYRPKKRRAKSKPNKPKPPEH from the coding sequence ATGAAACTAACATTTAAGCTTCACAAAACAGTGATCATCGTTATCTGCGTGGCATTAATAGCCCTATTAATGCAAGGCATATCCTATTTAGGTACTAGCCAAAATCAAAGCAGAGTTGAACAGTTTAAACAATTAACGCGTGTTTTGGCTGAACAAGTGGCATTCAGCTTATCCGATTATATCGTTTCCGGCAGCAAAGATTTTAATCGAGAACGAATTATCGCCAATTTAAAGAATGTGACGAAAGACAAATATATTTTGGATGCCAGTATTTATTCGGCTGGAGGCACATTAATCGCCAGTGCAGGAGAATCCGTTTCTGTACGAGAACGCCTCGCTATCGATAGCGCTCAATCTACTCAACCTTTTCAATATCAATTAGTGGTACCTATTCTTGGTCAAGAAGAACCGAAAGGCTACCTACGTCTTACTATCGATACAGAACTTTTAACCACAGAAATCCAGCAGGCAGATAACAGCACTAACGTGTTACGTTTTTTCATTTTATTCGCGCTATGCATTGGGTTTGTGCTCGCCAACACACTCTTCCGTTCCAAGAAAAAGAAAGGAAAGAATACCCCACCACAGTTAGTGGTTGATGAAGACAGTGGTACTGAAGAGGACGATAACATGCAGCCAACTGCATCGAAAAGAGCTCACTCAGAGAAAAAGAAACCAGAACATAGGCCTTATCGACCTAAGAAGCGACGGGCTAAAAGCAAACCCAATAAACCTAAACCCCCCGAACATTAA
- the serB gene encoding phosphoserine phosphatase: MSTSLTYCYLPDEIQKWPGLPLSLSGEEVMPLDYRAGDSGWLLYGRGLDKARISDFQQRLGIAIVIVSSWRIDDYQVVRIAGSITPRIKKLADESLLDVVPLGQIPRLRSPGLLLMDMDSTAIQIECIDEIARLYGVGDQVSEVTERAMQGELDFTESLRARVALLKGADVMILQQVMDSLPLMPGLTSLVRKLQAMDWHVAIASGGFTFFADNLRQQLKLVAAVANQLEIKDGKLTGKVKGPIVDAKFKAQTLVKLAERLDIPIEQTVAIGDGANDLKMLRKAGLGIAYHAKPKVYARAKVAIRHADLMGVMCVLSGGLKHEER; encoded by the coding sequence ATGTCAACGAGTTTGACCTATTGCTATTTACCCGATGAAATTCAGAAGTGGCCTGGATTGCCACTGTCGCTGAGCGGGGAGGAAGTGATGCCTTTAGATTACCGTGCAGGCGATAGTGGTTGGTTATTGTATGGGCGTGGCTTGGATAAAGCGCGGATCAGTGATTTTCAACAGCGCTTAGGAATAGCAATTGTCATTGTTTCATCATGGCGAATTGATGACTATCAAGTCGTCAGAATTGCAGGAAGCATCACTCCTCGTATCAAAAAATTAGCCGATGAAAGCTTATTGGATGTCGTGCCTCTTGGACAAATTCCACGTTTACGTTCACCGGGGTTGTTATTGATGGATATGGATTCCACCGCAATCCAAATCGAGTGTATTGATGAAATTGCTCGTTTATATGGTGTCGGTGATCAAGTTTCTGAGGTCACTGAACGTGCAATGCAAGGCGAACTCGATTTCACTGAAAGTTTAAGGGCGCGGGTTGCGTTACTTAAAGGGGCTGACGTGATGATTTTGCAACAAGTCATGGACTCCCTGCCATTAATGCCCGGCCTAACAAGCCTTGTGCGTAAATTACAGGCAATGGATTGGCATGTTGCAATTGCATCCGGAGGGTTTACTTTCTTTGCGGATAACCTACGCCAGCAACTCAAACTGGTCGCTGCCGTGGCTAACCAACTGGAAATTAAAGATGGTAAGTTAACCGGTAAAGTGAAAGGGCCTATTGTTGATGCGAAATTTAAGGCTCAAACATTAGTTAAATTGGCTGAGCGCTTAGACATTCCGATAGAACAAACTGTGGCTATCGGTGATGGTGCGAATGACCTAAAAATGTTACGTAAAGCAGGTCTGGGGATTGCTTATCATGCAAAACCTAAAGTCTATGCGCGTGCCAAAGTGGCTATCCGTCACGCCGATTTGATGGGGGTGATGTGTGTGTTAAGTGGTGGGCTGAAGCATGAGGAACGCTAA
- the radA gene encoding DNA repair protein RadA has product MAKGAKRAFVCNECGADYPRWQGQCSACHAWNTITEVRLASSHSSPRNDRLTGYAGNAAGVSRVQKLSEISLEELPRFTTGFKEFDRVLGGGVVPGSAILIGGNPGAGKSTLLLQTMCLLSREMKTLYVTGEESLQQVAMRAHRLGLPTDSLNMLSETSIEQICLTAEQEQPKLMVIDSIQVMHMADIQSSPGSVAQVRETAAYLTRFAKTRGVAIIMVGHVTKDGSLAGPKVLEHCIDCSIMLDGDADNRFRTLRSHKNRFGAVNELGVFAMTEQGLKEVNNPSAIFLSRGDEITSGSSVMVVWEGTRPLLVEIQALVDHSMMSNPRRVAVGLEQNRLAILLAVLHRHGGLQMSDQDVFVNVVGGVKVTETSADLALLLSLVSSFRDRPLPRDLVVFGEVGLAGEIRPVPSGQERISEAAKHGFKRAIVPHANMPKKLPPDMKVYGVKKLSDALSVMDEFE; this is encoded by the coding sequence GTGGCAAAAGGTGCAAAAAGGGCGTTTGTCTGTAATGAATGTGGTGCGGATTATCCACGCTGGCAAGGGCAATGCAGTGCTTGCCACGCATGGAATACCATCACAGAAGTGCGCCTCGCCTCAAGTCATTCATCTCCACGTAATGACCGCTTAACAGGGTACGCTGGCAATGCCGCGGGTGTCAGCCGCGTGCAAAAGCTATCCGAAATTAGCCTTGAAGAGTTACCTCGTTTTACCACGGGTTTTAAAGAGTTTGACCGTGTGCTTGGTGGTGGTGTTGTGCCTGGTAGCGCGATTTTAATTGGCGGAAACCCAGGGGCTGGTAAAAGTACCTTGTTGCTACAGACAATGTGCTTACTATCACGAGAGATGAAAACGCTTTATGTGACGGGAGAAGAGTCTCTGCAACAGGTTGCCATGCGTGCCCACCGTCTAGGGCTACCCACTGACTCCCTGAACATGCTGTCTGAAACCAGTATCGAACAAATCTGTTTAACTGCCGAACAAGAACAACCCAAATTGATGGTGATTGACTCAATTCAAGTGATGCATATGGCAGATATCCAATCTTCTCCGGGCAGTGTTGCACAGGTTCGAGAAACCGCAGCTTACCTTACCCGTTTTGCCAAAACCCGAGGTGTCGCTATTATTATGGTAGGCCATGTGACAAAAGATGGCTCTTTAGCGGGACCGAAAGTGTTAGAACACTGTATCGACTGTTCGATTATGCTGGATGGTGATGCCGATAATCGTTTCCGTACCTTACGTAGCCATAAAAACCGGTTTGGTGCGGTGAATGAACTCGGTGTGTTTGCCATGACGGAACAAGGCTTAAAAGAAGTGAATAACCCTTCTGCCATTTTCTTGAGTCGTGGTGATGAAATTACATCGGGTAGTTCAGTTATGGTTGTGTGGGAAGGCACTCGCCCATTGCTGGTGGAAATTCAGGCGTTGGTTGATCACTCTATGATGTCAAACCCTCGTCGAGTGGCGGTTGGGCTTGAACAAAATCGTTTAGCCATTTTATTAGCGGTTCTGCATCGGCATGGTGGTTTACAAATGTCCGATCAAGACGTGTTCGTTAATGTGGTTGGTGGCGTTAAGGTGACAGAAACCAGTGCAGACTTGGCATTACTCCTTTCTTTAGTCTCCAGTTTTCGTGACCGGCCTTTACCAAGAGATTTGGTGGTATTTGGTGAGGTTGGGCTTGCTGGTGAGATCCGTCCAGTACCCAGTGGGCAGGAGCGAATTTCTGAGGCGGCAAAACACGGTTTTAAACGCGCGATTGTGCCTCATGCCAATATGCCTAAAAAGCTACCTCCAGATATGAAAGTGTATGGTGTGAAAAAGTTGTCCGATGCTTTAAGCGTGATGGATGAATTTGAATAA
- the nadR gene encoding multifunctional transcriptional regulator/nicotinamide-nucleotide adenylyltransferase/ribosylnicotinamide kinase NadR, producing the protein MAEFDYLKNAIKQAGYTLQQVADASDMTKGYLSQLINNKIKSPSAQKIAALHRFLGLEYPNKQKIIGVVFGKFYPLHTGHIYLIQRACSQVDELHVILCHDEPRDKDLFVNSSMSQQPTVSDRLRWLLQTFKYQKNIHIHSFDEQGIEPYPHGWEVWSEGMLGFLKKQNIHPSFIYSGEKNDAPRYKKYLGIETILIDPERTFMNISGNQIRQAPFRYWDYIPTEVKPFFVRKVAILGGESSGKSTLVNKLANIFNTTSAWEFGRDYVFSHLGGDEMALQYSDYDKIALGHAQYIDFAVKYANKVAFIDTDFITTQAFCKRYEGKEHPFVQALIDEYRFDLVILLENNTPWVADGLRSLGSEKDRQEFQALLIEMLKKNHVEFVRVESPDYDSRFLTCISLVQQLLMLDE; encoded by the coding sequence ATGGCTGAATTTGACTATCTTAAGAATGCAATTAAGCAAGCGGGTTATACTCTACAGCAAGTTGCCGATGCCTCTGATATGACCAAAGGTTATCTCAGCCAGCTTATCAACAATAAAATTAAAAGCCCAAGTGCGCAAAAAATTGCGGCACTCCATCGTTTTCTGGGGTTGGAATATCCCAATAAACAAAAAATCATTGGGGTCGTCTTTGGTAAGTTTTATCCTTTGCATACAGGTCATATCTACCTGATACAACGTGCGTGCAGTCAAGTCGATGAACTGCATGTTATTCTTTGTCATGATGAACCGCGCGATAAAGATTTGTTTGTGAATAGTTCTATGTCACAACAACCTACGGTGAGCGACCGCCTACGTTGGTTATTACAAACATTCAAATACCAAAAAAATATTCATATCCATTCATTTGATGAGCAGGGGATAGAACCTTATCCACATGGTTGGGAAGTGTGGAGTGAGGGCATGCTCGGGTTTTTGAAAAAACAGAATATCCACCCAAGTTTTATCTACTCAGGTGAAAAAAATGATGCGCCAAGGTACAAAAAATATTTAGGCATAGAAACGATTTTAATCGACCCTGAGCGTACCTTTATGAATATTAGCGGTAATCAGATCCGTCAGGCACCTTTTCGCTACTGGGATTATATTCCAACAGAAGTCAAACCCTTCTTTGTGCGTAAAGTTGCCATACTCGGTGGAGAATCGAGCGGCAAGTCCACATTAGTGAATAAATTGGCTAATATTTTTAATACGACTAGCGCATGGGAATTTGGACGAGACTATGTTTTTTCCCACCTCGGTGGTGATGAGATGGCATTGCAATATTCTGACTATGACAAAATTGCGTTAGGTCATGCTCAATATATTGATTTTGCTGTTAAATATGCCAATAAGGTCGCATTTATCGATACCGATTTTATTACGACACAGGCTTTTTGTAAGCGCTACGAAGGAAAAGAACATCCTTTTGTTCAGGCTCTAATTGATGAATACCGTTTTGATTTAGTCATCTTATTGGAAAACAACACTCCATGGGTGGCCGATGGGTTACGTAGCTTAGGCAGTGAAAAAGATCGGCAAGAATTCCAAGCATTGCTGATTGAAATGCTAAAGAAAAATCATGTTGAGTTTGTTCGAGTTGAATCACCCGACTACGACAGCCGTTTTCTAACCTGTATCTCGTTAGTTCAGCAATTATTGATGTTAGATGAGTGA